The sequence below is a genomic window from Streptomyces sp. V1I1.
CTCGACCCCGTGCGCCTCCAGCTCCGCCGCCGCCGCGTCGTCGCAGCGCGCCGTGAAGCTGTTGTAGAAGCCCACGGTCTCGTCACGCCCGAAGAAGTCGATCCGCTCCTGCGCCCCCTGGTACGGCGCGTCCTTCCGTACGATCTCCAGGCCCAACTCGGCCGCCATCAGCTCATGGCCGAGGCAGACGCCGAGCAGACCGTGGCGGTGATCGCGCAGCAGATCGCCGGCGAGCGTGCGCAGGAAGCGCATCTTCGGGTCGGTCGCGTCGGCCGGATCGCCAGGACCCGGGCCGAGGACCACCGGTCCGGTGTGCGCGAGGACCGTCTCGCGCAGGCCCGGCTCGTCGTAGCGACGTACCGTCACCTCCAGGCCGGTGGAGCGCAGCAGATGCGCCAGCATCGCGGTGAAGGTGTCCTCGCCGTCGACCACCAGCGCGTGCCCGGTAAGCAGGGCGCCGCGTTCCTGCATCCGCAGCCAGAACGGCGCGAGGTCGGCGCGGCGGGCGTCGAGGGCGGCCCGCACCCGCGGGTCGTCGGCGAGGTTCGGGCGCTCGGTGTGCTCCTGCGGCCGCCCGGGGCGTACGCCCAGCGCGGCCAGTACGCCTGCCGCCTTGGCGTGCGTCTCGGCCACCTCCCCCGCCGGGTCGGAGTGCCGCACCAGGGTCGCCCCGACCGGCACCCGCAGGGAGCCATCGGCGTCGATGTCGGCGGTACGGATGAGGATGGGGGAGTCCAGGGTCTGTGCGCCGACCTGTCCTTCCCGCCCGCCACCCGCGTTCTTGCCGATCAGCGCGAGCGCGCCCGCGTAGTAGCCGCGGCCGCCCACCTCGTGGCGCTCTATGACCCGGCAGGCGTTCTGCACGGGCGAGCCGGTGACCGTAGCCGCGAACATCGTCTCCTTCAGCACCTCACGTACATCGAGCGACGAGCGGCCGCGCAACTCGTACTCGGTGTGGGCGAGATGAGCCATTTCCTTGAGCCGGGGCCCGATGACGACGCCGCCCATGTCGCCGACGGTGCACATCATCTTCAGCTCCTCGTCGACGACCATGGAGAGCTCCTCGCGCTCTTTGCGGTCGCCGAGGAAGCTCAGCAGCGTCTCAGGAGTCGGGCCCTCGGGCGGATAGCGGAAGGTGCCGCTGATCGGGTTCATCACGACGGTCCCGCCGCTCATCCGCACATGGACCTCGGGGCTGGCGCCGACGAGGGTGCGCTCGCCGGTGTGCACGACGAAGGTCCAGTACGCGCCGCGCTCGCCGGCCAGCAGCCGCCGGAACAGGGCCAGGGCGTCGGCCCGGCCGAAGCCGGGGATGCGGCCGGTGTAAGTGCGGCGGATAACGAAGTTCGCGCCCTCGCCCCGGCCGATCTCGTCCTCGATGACGCGCCGGACGATCCCCGCGTACTCCTCGTCGTCGACGTCGAAGGCTCCGCCCTCGACCCGGACATCGTGCGCCGGCAGCGCCTCCAGGGCCTTGCCGAGCGGCAGTTCGTACGTCTCGTCGGCGACGAGCACGGACAGCGGAGTGCCGTCGTCGCGTACGTCGAAGCCGCGCTCCCTGATCTGGCGGAACGGGATCAGGGCCAGTGAGGGACGGTCCGCGACCGGGATGTCGGCGAGCGACCCGGCCTCGTGCACGGCGCCGATCAGAACCTCGACGGTGTTGTGATCGTGGCCGGGGGTGCGTCTGCGCAGCAGGGCGAAGGGCGGGCAGTCGTCGTCCAGCAGTCGGCTGATGAGCATCCGGTGTGTTCCTTCCGAGTGGTCCGGGTGGTCCGGGTGGGAGGAACGGCCCGTGGAAACGGGAAAGGCCGCCCCTGCGGGGCGGCCTTCGCGAGCTGTGTGTACGCGCAGTCAGTGGGCCGCCGGATGAGCGGTCCACCACCAGGTCTGAGTCGAGTGCGCGAACATGACGCCGACCATAACGCATCCGCCCGCGGCGCCGCAGCGCGTCCGGGGAGCGGACGGCCGCGGTGCCGCGGGCGGAGCGTGGCGGTTTGTGCGTCAGACCAGCAGGTTGTAGATCTGCCAGCCGGTGGCGATCTGTGCCCTGGTGGCGAACGGGGCGGTGGCGCTGCCCGTGCCCCTGTACAGCCACAGCACGCCCGAGGAGTCCCGGGCGATCAGGTCCGGCCTGCCGTCACCGGAGAGGTCGCTCGGTCCGTTGAGGACGTTGTAGATCCCCCAGCCGGGACCGACCTTGACCCTGGCGGCGAACGGCGCGGCGGCATTGCCCGTGCCCTTGTAGAGCCACAGCACGCCGGAGGTGTCCCTGGCGATCAGGTCCGCCTTGCCGTCCGCGGTGATGTCTCCGGTGTCGGTCAGGCCGTTGTAGATCTGCCAGCCGGGGCCGACCTTGACCCTGGCCGCGAAGGGCGTGGTTGCGCTGCCGGTGCCCTTGTAGAGCCAGAGCACGCCGGACGAGTCGCGCGCGATCAGATCGGAGATGCCGTCCGCGGTGATGTCCCGGGCGCCGGTCAGCTGGTTGTAGATCCCCCAGCCCTTGCCCACCTCGGTGCGCTTAAGGAAGGGCGCCGACGGATTGCCGCTGCCTCGGTAGTACCAGAGCACGCCCGAGGTGTCGCGGGCCACCACGTCGCCGACTGCGTCGGCACGCAGAGCCGTCATCGAGGTCACCGCGTTGTAGCCCTGCCAGCCGCTGCCGACGCGGTAGCGGGTGAGGTACGGCGCGGTTGCGCTGCCGGTGCCCTGGTACTGCCACAGCACGCCCGAGGAGTCGCGGGCCAGCGTGTTGTACCGGCTGGTGCCCGCGTCCGGGACGGTGCTGCTGAGCTGCTGGACGTCGCTCGCCTTCACCCACGCCATGCGGTGGTTGTAGCGGATCGGGACGTAGAGGTCGGTCTCGCCCTCGACCCGGAGCTGCGTGGAGCCGAAGTAGTCGTCACCGAGGACCGCCTCGCCTGCCTTCACATAGGCCTGGCCGGAGGGGAAGGTGTACTTCGACAGGTAGTCGGGGTTGTCCGTCGGCGCGGTCTCGCCGGTTCCCTCGTAGGCCGAGGCCTCGGGGAAGGAACGTCCGTAGACTCGGGCCGTCGCGCCGGCCTTGAGCTTCACTACGGTCCCACCGGCGACCGGCGCGGTGTACTGGCCGCCGGGGTTGTAGAACCAGGCCTTCTGCCCGCCGTACCAGATGGCCGTCCAGTTGTACTGCGCCTCGGCGACGACGTAGGTACCTCCTGCGAGGACCTTGTTGCCCCAGTTCGGGCCGTCGCTCCACAGCACGTTGGGTATGTATGGGTCCTTGATCGGCGTGGCCGTCGACGCCGTCGTGTACAAGTATCCGAAGTTCGCCGGCTGCTTGGCGACGGTGCTGCCGTTGTATGTGATCGTGGGCTGGTTCGCCGTGGTGAACGGCGGCACGACACGGACCAGTTGACCGGCCTTGAGCAGGCCGCCGGCGCCACCGGCGCCCGTCGGCTCCCCCAGCAGCGACATGTAGTGGTTCCAGTCCCAGAACGGGCCCGCGTCCCAGTGCATGCCGGCCACCTTGGCGTCCAGCTGTCCCGGCACCTCGTCATGGCCGATGATGTGCTCACGGTCCAGCGGAATGCCGTATTTGGCCGCCAGGAACTTCACCAGGGCCGCGGAGGACTCGTACTGCGGCTCGGTGTACCAGCTGCCCGCCTTGATGGCGTAGCCCTCGTGCTCCAGGCCGATGGCATGCATGTTGACGGTCCAGTTGCCCGCGTGCCATGCCAGGTTCTTGTTCTCGACCATCTGGGTGACCAGACCGTCCGAGGCGCGGATCAGGTAGTGCGCGCTTCCCCTGGCCGCGGAGCTCTGGAATGCGGCGATGGTGCCGTCGTAGCTGCCCTCGGTGTCGTGGATGACGATCTGGCGGATGCCGAACCCGTTGGCGGGGCGGTCCGCGAGCGTGTAGTTGCGCTGGCCGGTGCTTGGGACCTCGGCCGGGATGTAGTTGCAGTTCAGGCCCGACGGGCACTCGGGTGCCGGAACCGCCGTCGTGCTCGCGAAGGTCGCGGCGAGCGGGACGTTCGACGGCTTGACCGGCTCCACCGAGGGATCGGCCGGCAGCGTGACGAGCTGGCCATCCGCGGTGAGCTCCCGCTCGCCGGTCTTGATCGACTCGAAGACGCGCTTCGCGAAGAGATCGGCGCCCTTCTTGTCCGGCGACTCACTGAAACGGGCGACGCCCGGGTACCACTGCCCCGGGTCGTCCGGCAGCTCGCCGGTCGCCTGGCGCTGGTACTCCGCGAGCAGCGCCGCACCGGCGCGGATGCTCTCGGCCGTGCTGTTCTTCACGGAGTCTGTCGAACCGTCGATCAGCTCGGCGGCCTTGTCCAGCGTGTGCAGCCGCGGGTCGTCGGTGTCGACGGTCTCCTCCGGCAGGCTGCGCAGCATCTTCGCGGCGTCGAAAGTCTTCTCGATCTCCGGGTTGCCGCTCGCGTTGAGGTGCGCGAGGCGCTCCTTGCCGTCCGGCTGCTCCACGTCCTCCGGGTCGACCTGGGTCAGCCCCATGACGTTGTACGCGCCAGTCGTGCTCGGCAGTCCGTCATGGGTCTCCCACCGCGTCTGCCGGTACGAGACCGCCATCAGCACGCTCTTCGGAACGTCGAACTCCCGAGCCGCGTCCTCGAACTGGGACTGCAGCACCGCGCCCGGGGGCCTTGGCTTGCCGTCTGTCGAAGAGTCCAGGAAGCCGGGCGAAGCCACGGCGATGGTGCCGATCGTGACGGTGGCGACCACGGCCGTGGCGACACCGTAAATGAGCAGCTTCTTCTTGCGGTCTCTGCGATGACCCCGGTTCACGCCCACCCCTGGTTCCACTTGTTTTAATATCGAACCACTTGGAAATCGGCGTGAGACTAGCAGGCCAGGGGGCTTTGAATCGCCTCGGCAGACAGATCGGGCAGACCGGACGGCCTGGCCCGTTGAACAGCCAATGTCGGAGCGGTGGACGTCGCGTCTCATTCAGTGGGCGCTGGAAGGGGCGTCCGCAAAGACCCCGTAATGTTGGCTGGGTGACCGTGAACGCTAAGACCACCACTGCCGGTGGCAACACCTGGCGAGACCTGCCCGCGGCGCAGCAGCCCGAGTACCCCGATGCCGAGGCTCTGCGCGATGTGATCGCGGACCTCGAGTCGTATCCGCCGCTCGTCTTCGCGGGCGAGTGCGACCAGCTGCGCGCCCGGATGGGAGCCGTCGCCAAGGGCGAGGCGTTCCTGCTGCAGGGCGGCGACTGCGCCGAGGCCTTCGACGCCGTGTCCGCCGACCAAATCCGCAACAAGCTCAAGACCCTGCTCCAGATGGGCGCGGTGCTCACCTATGCCGCGTCCGTGCCCGTGGTGAAGGTCGGCCGTATCGCCGGCCAGTACTCCAAGCCGCGCTCCAAGCCGGCCGAGACCCGCGACGGCGTGACGCTGCCGACCTACCGGGGCGACTCCGTCAACGGCTTCGACTTCACCGAGGCGGCCCGCATCCCGGACCCCGAGCGCCTCAAGCGGATGTACAACGCCTCCGCCGCGACGCTCAACCTGGTGCGCGCCTTCACCACCGGTGGCTACGCCGACCTGCGCCAGGTGCACGCCTGGAACCAGGACTTCGTGAAGTCCTCCCCCTCGGGCCAGCGCTACGAGCAGCTCGCCCGCGAGATCGACAACGCGCTGAACTTCATGAAGGCGTGTGGCACCGACCCGGCGGAGTTCCGCACGGTCGAGTTCTACGCCTCCCACGAGGCGCTGCTGCTCGACTATGAGGGCGCGCTGACCCGCACCGACTCGCGGACCGGCCAGCTGTACAACACCTCGGGCCACATGGTCTGGGTCGGCGAGCGCACCCGCCAGCTGGACGGGGCGCACATCGAGTTCGCCTCCCGGATCCGCAACCCGATCGGTGTGAAGCTCGGCCCGACGACCACGGTCGACGAGGCGCTGCAGTACATCGAGAAGCTCGACCCCGAGCGCGAGCCGGGCCGGCTGACCTTCGTCGTCCGTATGGGCGCCGACAAGGTCCGCGACAAGCTCCCCGAGCTCGTCGAGAAGGTCACTGCCTCCGGCGCCACGGTGGCCTGGGTGACCGACCCGATGCACGGCAACACCTTCGAGGCCGCCTCCGGCCACAAGACCCGCCGCTTCGACGACGTGCTCGACGAGGTCAAGGGCTTCTTCGAGGTCCACAAGGCGCTCGGCACGCACCCGGGCGGCATCCATGTCGAGCTCACCGGTGACGATGTCACCGAGTGCGTGGGCGGCGGCGACGAGATCTTCGTCGACGATCTGCACCAGCGCTACGAGACGGCCTGCGACCCGCGCCTGAACCGCAGCCAGTCGCTGGACCTGGCCTTCCTGGTCGCCGAGATGTACCGCGACCAGTAGTGACGGATCAACGACGGTGGGGCGCGGATCGATGTGATCCGCGCCCCACCGTCAAATCCGGGGCTTTTGCGCACCGGGTCCGCCGGGTAAGGTTAGGTTAGCCTCACCGATCATCGGGAAGGCGCCACCTATCGATCCCGCCCGGGAGGTGAACCGCGTGTACGTCTGCTCATGCTTCGGCATCACCGAGAAGCAAGTGAAGGAACACGCGGATGCCGGCTCCTGCACTCCCCGCCAGATAGCGTCGGTCTCCAAAGCCGGAACCGACTGCGGATCGTGTGTACGCCGTATCCAGGGGATCCTCGGTCGTGACGTCTGCCCCCGCCGGGAGCTGCTCGAGCAGGGCAACAGCGCCGCCGTGCTGGCCACGGACCCCGGCTCCGCCCCCGGAACCGAGCTCGGCGAAGCGGCCTAGCCCTCGGGTTGTGGCCCAGCCCTCCGGCGGTGACCTGGCCCTCGAGCTGCGGCCTAACTGTCGGGCTGCTCGATCAGCTGCGCGATGTACAGCGCCTCACCGAGCTTCTCCACCAGCTCCAGCTGGGTGTCGAGATAGTCGATGTGGTGCTCCTCGTCCGCCAGGATCGACTCGAAGATGTTCGCCGACGTGATGTCGCCCTTGCCGCGCATCACTTCGATTCCGCGCCGGAGGCGGTCGATCGCCTCCACCTCGACCTGCCGGTCGGCCTGGAACATCTCGGTGACCGTCTGGCCGATGCGCACATGGAACAGGCGCTGGTAGTTCGGCAGGCCATCGAGGAAGAGGATCCGGTCGGTCAGCACCTCTGCGTGCTTCATCTCGTCGAACGACTCGGACCGGGTGTACTTGGCGAGCTTCGTCCAGCCGAAGTTCTCCTGCATCTTCGCGTGCAGGAAGTACTGATTGATCGCGGTCAATTCGGCGGTCAGCTGCTCATTGAGAAACTCGATGACCTCGGGGTCGCCCTGCATCGCAGAGGCTCCTTCCGCGCGTGTGACTTTGGGCAGGTGCGCGAATCCTCGCACCGCGACAGGTGGGCGTCCAGTAAGTGCATGCTTAGTAGGAGTTGCCCGAATCGGGCC
It includes:
- a CDS encoding anthranilate synthase family protein, yielding MLISRLLDDDCPPFALLRRRTPGHDHNTVEVLIGAVHEAGSLADIPVADRPSLALIPFRQIRERGFDVRDDGTPLSVLVADETYELPLGKALEALPAHDVRVEGGAFDVDDEEYAGIVRRVIEDEIGRGEGANFVIRRTYTGRIPGFGRADALALFRRLLAGERGAYWTFVVHTGERTLVGASPEVHVRMSGGTVVMNPISGTFRYPPEGPTPETLLSFLGDRKEREELSMVVDEELKMMCTVGDMGGVVIGPRLKEMAHLAHTEYELRGRSSLDVREVLKETMFAATVTGSPVQNACRVIERHEVGGRGYYAGALALIGKNAGGGREGQVGAQTLDSPILIRTADIDADGSLRVPVGATLVRHSDPAGEVAETHAKAAGVLAALGVRPGRPQEHTERPNLADDPRVRAALDARRADLAPFWLRMQERGALLTGHALVVDGEDTFTAMLAHLLRSTGLEVTVRRYDEPGLRETVLAHTGPVVLGPGPGDPADATDPKMRFLRTLAGDLLRDHRHGLLGVCLGHELMAAELGLEIVRKDAPYQGAQERIDFFGRDETVGFYNSFTARCDDAAAAELEAHGVEVARDPLSAEVHALRGTGFAGIQFHPESVLTMRGPGVIHGLLASALRAGRA
- a CDS encoding trp operon leader peptide, which translates into the protein MVGVMFAHSTQTWWWTAHPAAH
- a CDS encoding N-acetylmuramoyl-L-alanine amidase, with translation MNRGHRRDRKKKLLIYGVATAVVATVTIGTIAVASPGFLDSSTDGKPRPPGAVLQSQFEDAAREFDVPKSVLMAVSYRQTRWETHDGLPSTTGAYNVMGLTQVDPEDVEQPDGKERLAHLNASGNPEIEKTFDAAKMLRSLPEETVDTDDPRLHTLDKAAELIDGSTDSVKNSTAESIRAGAALLAEYQRQATGELPDDPGQWYPGVARFSESPDKKGADLFAKRVFESIKTGERELTADGQLVTLPADPSVEPVKPSNVPLAATFASTTAVPAPECPSGLNCNYIPAEVPSTGQRNYTLADRPANGFGIRQIVIHDTEGSYDGTIAAFQSSAARGSAHYLIRASDGLVTQMVENKNLAWHAGNWTVNMHAIGLEHEGYAIKAGSWYTEPQYESSAALVKFLAAKYGIPLDREHIIGHDEVPGQLDAKVAGMHWDAGPFWDWNHYMSLLGEPTGAGGAGGLLKAGQLVRVVPPFTTANQPTITYNGSTVAKQPANFGYLYTTASTATPIKDPYIPNVLWSDGPNWGNKVLAGGTYVVAEAQYNWTAIWYGGQKAWFYNPGGQYTAPVAGGTVVKLKAGATARVYGRSFPEASAYEGTGETAPTDNPDYLSKYTFPSGQAYVKAGEAVLGDDYFGSTQLRVEGETDLYVPIRYNHRMAWVKASDVQQLSSTVPDAGTSRYNTLARDSSGVLWQYQGTGSATAPYLTRYRVGSGWQGYNAVTSMTALRADAVGDVVARDTSGVLWYYRGSGNPSAPFLKRTEVGKGWGIYNQLTGARDITADGISDLIARDSSGVLWLYKGTGSATTPFAARVKVGPGWQIYNGLTDTGDITADGKADLIARDTSGVLWLYKGTGNAAAPFAARVKVGPGWGIYNVLNGPSDLSGDGRPDLIARDSSGVLWLYRGTGSATAPFATRAQIATGWQIYNLLV
- a CDS encoding class II 3-deoxy-7-phosphoheptulonate synthase, whose amino-acid sequence is MTVNAKTTTAGGNTWRDLPAAQQPEYPDAEALRDVIADLESYPPLVFAGECDQLRARMGAVAKGEAFLLQGGDCAEAFDAVSADQIRNKLKTLLQMGAVLTYAASVPVVKVGRIAGQYSKPRSKPAETRDGVTLPTYRGDSVNGFDFTEAARIPDPERLKRMYNASAATLNLVRAFTTGGYADLRQVHAWNQDFVKSSPSGQRYEQLAREIDNALNFMKACGTDPAEFRTVEFYASHEALLLDYEGALTRTDSRTGQLYNTSGHMVWVGERTRQLDGAHIEFASRIRNPIGVKLGPTTTVDEALQYIEKLDPEREPGRLTFVVRMGADKVRDKLPELVEKVTASGATVAWVTDPMHGNTFEAASGHKTRRFDDVLDEVKGFFEVHKALGTHPGGIHVELTGDDVTECVGGGDEIFVDDLHQRYETACDPRLNRSQSLDLAFLVAEMYRDQ
- a CDS encoding bacterioferritin-associated ferredoxin; translated protein: MYVCSCFGITEKQVKEHADAGSCTPRQIASVSKAGTDCGSCVRRIQGILGRDVCPRRELLEQGNSAAVLATDPGSAPGTELGEAA
- the bfr gene encoding bacterioferritin, with amino-acid sequence MQGDPEVIEFLNEQLTAELTAINQYFLHAKMQENFGWTKLAKYTRSESFDEMKHAEVLTDRILFLDGLPNYQRLFHVRIGQTVTEMFQADRQVEVEAIDRLRRGIEVMRGKGDITSANIFESILADEEHHIDYLDTQLELVEKLGEALYIAQLIEQPDS